A window of Mucilaginibacter sp. PAMC 26640 contains these coding sequences:
- a CDS encoding aldo/keto reductase, which produces MKNITKIQLGNNGPLVSKLGLGCMRMSSIWGGPTPNEAESVATIHEALDSGINFLNTGDFYGAGHNEMLIGKAIKGRRDDAFISVKFGAIFHNGQWLGMDLRPVAIKNFVNYSLTRLGIETIDLYQPSRMDNSVPVEDIIGTVADLVKEGKVRHIGVSEITAEQLRSANRVHPISALEIGYSLAERGIEHELLPAANELGIAVVAFANTAEGLLTGDLKAPLAENDYRNHFSRFQGENLIHNLEKVAILKQFAGDKGYTPTQVAIAWVNAQGDLMMPLVSMSRRSRLPENMAAMGIVFTPEEMNLLNHTFAPGAILGGTYLER; this is translated from the coding sequence ATGAAAAACATCACAAAAATTCAGTTGGGTAATAATGGCCCGTTGGTATCTAAGCTTGGTCTGGGCTGCATGCGGATGTCGTCCATTTGGGGCGGCCCTACTCCAAACGAGGCCGAAAGTGTGGCTACGATCCACGAAGCGTTAGATAGTGGCATTAACTTTTTAAACACCGGCGACTTTTACGGCGCCGGCCATAATGAAATGCTGATAGGTAAAGCCATTAAAGGTAGGCGCGATGATGCCTTCATCAGCGTAAAGTTTGGTGCCATCTTTCACAATGGCCAGTGGCTGGGCATGGATCTGCGGCCTGTAGCGATCAAAAATTTCGTCAATTATTCGCTCACCCGTTTGGGCATTGAAACCATTGACCTGTACCAGCCCAGCAGGATGGACAACAGCGTGCCGGTGGAAGATATCATTGGCACAGTTGCCGACCTGGTAAAAGAGGGTAAGGTGCGCCACATCGGTGTTTCGGAAATTACTGCAGAGCAGCTGCGCAGCGCCAATCGTGTTCACCCCATCAGCGCATTGGAGATTGGTTATTCGCTGGCCGAGCGCGGGATTGAACATGAACTGCTGCCCGCAGCAAACGAACTGGGCATTGCCGTAGTGGCCTTTGCAAACACCGCCGAAGGTTTATTGACTGGCGACCTGAAAGCGCCGCTTGCCGAAAATGATTACCGGAACCATTTTTCGCGTTTCCAGGGTGAAAACTTAATCCATAACCTGGAAAAGGTGGCAATTTTAAAGCAATTTGCCGGAGATAAGGGTTACACGCCAACCCAGGTAGCCATTGCATGGGTGAATGCACAAGGCGATTTGATGATGCCTCTAGTGAGCATGAGCCGCAGATCGCGTTTGCCTGAAAATATGGCAGCTATGGGAATTGTATTTACTCCGGAGGAAATGAACCTGTTAAACCATACTTTTGCCCCTGGCGCTATATTGGGCGGCACTTATTTGGAACGCTAA
- a CDS encoding AraC family transcriptional regulator, whose translation MESPAEILPGVIFYSYLSAVRREKVCFWNHHTLIFQVSGAFVLETSAQKIAMGGGELLLIGKNQLGTLTKTPLPGANYETIVISLQEDLLRKIVLEEKLEADRKYVGPPNLLIPINEFLQGYFQSIIPYARNSGAEMTDEMGILKVKEGVKLLLLALPVLRNFLFDFSAPYKIDLEKFMLNNYTFNVPVEKFAQLTGRSLAAFKRDFLKTFGAPPRHWLQDKRLTEARYLMETKQKKPSAIYLELGFESLSHFSSSYKKKFGKSPTG comes from the coding sequence ATGGAAAGCCCTGCAGAAATTCTCCCCGGTGTTATTTTTTATTCGTATCTGTCGGCTGTACGGAGAGAAAAAGTATGTTTCTGGAACCACCATACCCTGATCTTCCAGGTGTCTGGAGCGTTTGTTTTAGAAACGTCTGCGCAAAAAATTGCGATGGGCGGGGGAGAATTGCTGCTGATTGGCAAAAACCAGCTGGGTACCTTAACCAAAACACCCCTGCCCGGCGCCAATTATGAAACCATTGTGATTTCCCTGCAGGAGGACCTGCTGCGAAAGATCGTACTGGAAGAAAAGCTGGAAGCGGACCGGAAGTATGTAGGTCCACCAAATTTGCTCATCCCGATCAACGAATTTCTGCAGGGTTATTTCCAATCCATCATTCCATATGCACGAAACTCCGGGGCAGAGATGACGGACGAAATGGGCATTTTAAAGGTGAAAGAAGGGGTTAAACTGCTCCTGCTGGCTTTGCCAGTACTTCGCAATTTCTTATTCGACTTTTCGGCACCGTACAAAATCGACCTGGAAAAGTTTATGCTGAACAACTACACTTTTAATGTGCCTGTTGAAAAATTTGCACAGCTTACCGGCCGAAGCCTGGCAGCCTTTAAGCGGGATTTTTTGAAAACATTTGGTGCCCCGCCCCGCCACTGGTTGCAGGATAAGCGACTGACAGAAGCCAGGTACCTCATGGAAACCAAACAAAAAAAGCCTTCGGCTATTTACCTGGAACTGGGGTTTGAGAGCCTTTCACACTTTTCAAGTTCCTACAAGAAAAAGTTCGGCAAGTCGCCCACGGGGTGA
- a CDS encoding phosphodiesterase: MHKTVVIDIVGLSTSVIGEHTPFLKDYIAKNNLKLIEPLLPAVTTSVQSAYLTGKWPAENGIVGNGWYDRADSEVKFWKQSNKLVTGEKIWDKAKALDPSFTTSMMFWWYNMYSTADYSVTPRPNYLADGRKMPDCYSQPAELRDVLQEKLGQFPLFQFWGPGANIKSTRWIADAAMHTDDLHDPTLTLIYLPHLDYCLQKFGPTSPQTAPELNQIDGVVKDLVSFYERKGARIILLSEYGIAPVNNPVHLNRLLRQEGMLGIRTERGLELLDPGASKAFAVADHQIAHIYINDPSVTQSVKTLLSGVKGVELVLDREEQAKYHIDHERAGDLVVMADKDSWFTYYFWLDDAVAPDYARVVDIHKKPGYDPVEMFMTSKGRAAYKLLRKKMGFRYVMDVIPLDASLIKGSHGRVNIEDQYKPVLVTGSAISNQTLTAVDVFDVIFDTLSASS, from the coding sequence ATGCATAAAACGGTCGTTATTGATATTGTTGGCCTGTCTACCTCAGTGATAGGTGAGCATACGCCATTCCTGAAAGATTACATTGCAAAAAATAACCTCAAACTGATTGAGCCGCTATTGCCTGCGGTAACCACCTCGGTACAATCTGCCTATTTAACCGGTAAGTGGCCGGCCGAAAACGGCATCGTCGGCAATGGCTGGTATGACCGTGCAGACAGTGAGGTAAAGTTCTGGAAACAATCTAACAAGCTGGTAACGGGCGAAAAGATCTGGGATAAAGCCAAAGCACTCGATCCCTCATTCACCACATCTATGATGTTCTGGTGGTATAATATGTATTCCACTGCCGATTACTCGGTTACACCCCGGCCAAACTATCTGGCCGACGGCCGTAAAATGCCCGATTGCTATTCACAGCCTGCCGAGCTGCGCGATGTATTGCAGGAAAAACTGGGCCAGTTCCCCTTGTTCCAGTTTTGGGGACCCGGCGCTAATATCAAGTCTACCCGCTGGATAGCCGATGCGGCGATGCATACGGATGATCTTCATGATCCAACTCTTACGCTCATCTATCTGCCGCACCTGGATTACTGCCTGCAAAAATTTGGTCCAACCTCGCCCCAAACAGCACCCGAGCTCAATCAAATAGACGGGGTGGTGAAGGACCTGGTGAGCTTTTACGAGCGCAAGGGCGCCAGGATAATCCTGCTTTCCGAATATGGTATTGCACCCGTAAATAACCCCGTGCACTTAAATCGTTTGCTTCGGCAGGAGGGTATGCTGGGCATACGGACAGAGCGCGGGCTGGAACTGCTGGATCCCGGCGCTTCCAAAGCCTTTGCGGTGGCCGATCACCAGATAGCACATATTTATATCAATGACCCCTCTGTTACGCAAAGCGTGAAAACGCTGCTTAGCGGCGTTAAGGGTGTGGAGCTGGTGCTTGATCGGGAAGAACAAGCCAAATACCATATCGACCACGAACGCGCAGGAGACCTGGTGGTAATGGCTGATAAAGATAGTTGGTTCACCTACTATTTTTGGCTGGACGATGCCGTTGCGCCGGACTATGCCCGAGTAGTAGATATTCATAAAAAGCCGGGGTACGATCCTGTTGAAATGTTTATGACTTCAAAAGGGCGTGCGGCTTATAAATTGCTCCGGAAAAAAATGGGTTTCCGTTATGTTATGGATGTGATCCCGCTGGATGCCTCGCTGATCAAAGGATCGCATGGCCGGGTAAATATAGAGGATCAATACAAGCCGGTATTAGTGACCGGTAGTGCCATTTCCAATCAAACTTTAACAGCGGTCGACGTTTTTGATGTGATTTTTGACACACTTAGCGCTAGCAGCTAA
- a CDS encoding xylose isomerase, which translates to MQIHNAHLTYCTNIHPGESWDAHFEALQQNFPQIKTEVSPNAPMGIGLRLSNQASIEILAGNNVQQFIDWLQENNAYVFTMNGFPYGGFHDTVVKDKVHAPDWTTNERLAYTQRLFEILVRLLPEGMDGGISTSPLSYKYWFTTSGEIKEATLTATRNILKIARQLNDIFEQTGEVLHLDIEPEPDGLLETGREFIDWYEQELLPLGIAYFADQSDAEQIIKRHINLCYDVCHFAIGYERHEEVVAELSAKGIKTGKIQISAALKASFDHYPENKKAILNEFAKFDESTYLHQVIERLEDGRLNRYPDLPDALLSKEDAAEWRAHFHVPIFLEQFGLLSSTQSDIRETLALWKAQLLTNHLEIETYTWGVLPPELKIPMTSSISRELAWVIDQINS; encoded by the coding sequence ATGCAGATTCATAACGCACATCTAACCTACTGCACAAATATCCATCCTGGCGAAAGCTGGGACGCACATTTTGAAGCATTGCAGCAAAATTTCCCTCAAATTAAAACGGAAGTATCGCCCAATGCCCCTATGGGGATAGGCCTGCGTTTGTCTAACCAGGCCAGCATAGAGATCTTAGCCGGTAATAATGTGCAGCAATTTATAGATTGGTTACAGGAGAACAATGCCTACGTATTTACCATGAACGGTTTCCCCTATGGCGGCTTTCATGATACGGTTGTTAAAGATAAGGTTCATGCGCCGGACTGGACCACAAACGAAAGACTAGCTTACACACAGCGCCTGTTTGAAATTTTGGTCAGGCTGCTTCCCGAAGGCATGGATGGTGGCATATCCACCTCACCATTAAGTTATAAGTATTGGTTTACTACTTCCGGTGAAATAAAGGAGGCTACCCTTACAGCCACCAGGAATATCCTCAAGATAGCCCGCCAGCTTAATGATATTTTTGAGCAAACCGGTGAGGTTTTGCATTTGGACATCGAGCCAGAGCCGGATGGTTTATTAGAAACCGGTCGCGAGTTTATTGATTGGTACGAACAGGAACTATTACCCCTCGGGATAGCATATTTTGCTGATCAAAGCGATGCAGAACAAATAATAAAACGCCATATCAATCTATGTTACGATGTTTGCCATTTTGCAATCGGGTATGAGCGGCATGAAGAAGTAGTTGCAGAACTTTCTGCAAAGGGCATTAAAACGGGTAAAATACAAATTAGCGCCGCCCTCAAAGCTTCATTTGATCATTACCCCGAGAATAAAAAGGCCATTTTAAACGAGTTTGCCAAATTTGACGAGTCAACCTACCTGCATCAGGTAATTGAACGACTTGAAGACGGTCGGCTGAACCGCTATCCGGATTTGCCCGATGCATTACTATCCAAAGAGGATGCTGCCGAATGGCGTGCCCATTTTCACGTACCAATTTTTCTGGAACAGTTTGGCTTGCTGAGTTCTACGCAAAGCGACATCCGGGAAACACTGGCGCTATGGAAAGCGCAACTATTAACAAACCATTTGGAAATTGAAACTTATACCTGGGGTGTGTTACCGCCGGAGCTTAAGATTCCTATGACGAGTTCCATCAGCCGCGAACTGGCCTGGGTAATCGATCAGATCAATTCATAA
- the aroB gene encoding 3-dehydroquinate synthase (catalyzes the formation of 3-dehydroquinate from 3-deoxy-arabino-heptulonate 7-phosphate; functions in aromatic amino acid biosynthesis) translates to MQHLQQSFTVQYEYKVFFTAGLFDASNSTLSSFFSQITSKAPQQIFFVIDAGVIDAHPQLTAQIKAYFTANTEVKLVEEMLVVAGGEEAKNDSSYFDQVLEAVNFHGVDRHSYIAAIGGGSVLDMAGYAAAVSHRGIKHIRIPTTVLSQNDSGIGVKNGINYFNKKNFLGTFAPPAAVFNDEYFLTTLSNRDWRSGISEAIKVALIKDEEFFEWIENNVTLLAHRNMAAMKQLVWRCAKLHMEHIAGADPFESGSSRPLDFGHWSAHKLEYLSNFDVKHGEAVALGIALDTVYSNLSGRLSSADTRRVIDVLLGLGFEITHPLLQVNEGKSPVLAGLEEFREHLGGQLTIMLLRAIGKGEEVHEMDASLLEQAGRILADIKQ, encoded by the coding sequence ATGCAACATTTACAACAGTCGTTCACTGTACAATATGAATATAAAGTATTTTTTACTGCCGGCCTGTTCGATGCGAGCAATTCAACATTGAGCAGTTTCTTTTCACAAATAACAAGCAAGGCACCGCAGCAAATTTTTTTTGTGATTGATGCTGGTGTTATTGATGCGCATCCACAACTTACCGCGCAAATCAAAGCCTATTTTACCGCTAACACGGAGGTGAAACTTGTGGAAGAAATGCTGGTGGTAGCCGGCGGTGAGGAGGCGAAAAATGATTCCAGCTATTTTGACCAGGTGCTCGAAGCGGTGAACTTTCACGGGGTTGACCGCCATTCCTATATTGCCGCTATTGGTGGCGGTTCTGTTTTGGATATGGCAGGTTACGCCGCCGCCGTATCGCATCGCGGTATTAAACACATTCGCATCCCAACCACCGTTTTATCGCAAAACGATTCGGGTATTGGTGTAAAGAACGGCATCAATTACTTTAACAAAAAGAACTTTCTGGGCACATTTGCTCCACCTGCAGCGGTATTCAACGACGAATATTTCCTAACCACTTTATCCAATCGCGACTGGCGTTCGGGAATATCTGAAGCAATTAAAGTGGCCTTGATAAAAGACGAAGAATTTTTTGAGTGGATAGAAAATAACGTGACCTTGCTTGCACATCGGAATATGGCCGCCATGAAGCAACTGGTTTGGCGCTGTGCCAAGCTGCATATGGAACATATTGCAGGTGCCGACCCGTTTGAAAGCGGCTCTTCCCGACCATTAGATTTTGGTCATTGGAGTGCACATAAGCTGGAATATCTGAGTAATTTTGATGTTAAACATGGTGAAGCTGTAGCACTCGGCATCGCTTTGGATACCGTGTATTCTAACTTATCAGGGCGTTTGTCATCTGCCGATACCCGCCGTGTGATTGATGTGCTTCTTGGTTTAGGGTTTGAGATCACCCATCCTCTGTTGCAGGTAAACGAAGGTAAGAGCCCAGTGCTGGCCGGTTTGGAGGAATTTAGGGAACACCTCGGCGGGCAGTTAACCATTATGCTGCTACGCGCCATAGGCAAAGGCGAGGAAGTGCACGAGATGGATGCCAGTTTACTGGAACAAGCCGGTCGTATATTAGCTGACATAAAGCAATAA
- a CDS encoding polyprenyltransferase: MMRPANMVTSVADVLAGIAIAGVFTHLATLTGYLANALLLSLSTACLYGGGIVFNDVFDAELDKTERPERAIPSGIISLKNAATLGAVLLFAGIIAAFSSGIFSGVLAAAIAFFALLYNKFSKHHFILGPFNMGLCRGLNLLLGISIIPSLLPGWYFLAAVPIIYIFCITMISRGEVHGGSKRNLYIATFLYGIVAATIAYFGWYNHTLWLTALFLAPFLWMIFKPLIKAIADPVGKNIGAAVKAGVLSLILMDAAWAATFSTIYVALLIACLLPLSMWLARIFAVT; this comes from the coding sequence ATGATGCGCCCTGCCAACATGGTTACGTCTGTAGCAGATGTATTGGCAGGTATAGCTATCGCCGGTGTATTTACACACTTAGCAACACTCACTGGATACCTCGCGAATGCATTATTGCTCAGTTTATCTACCGCCTGCTTATATGGTGGGGGCATTGTTTTTAATGACGTCTTCGATGCTGAACTGGACAAAACAGAACGACCCGAACGGGCAATTCCAAGCGGTATTATCAGTCTGAAAAATGCAGCTACCTTAGGTGCTGTGCTGTTATTTGCAGGTATTATTGCCGCCTTTTCAAGTGGTATTTTCTCCGGGGTTTTAGCAGCAGCCATCGCGTTTTTTGCGTTGCTATATAATAAATTTAGTAAGCATCACTTTATTTTGGGGCCCTTCAACATGGGCCTGTGCCGCGGTTTAAATCTGTTGCTTGGTATCAGCATTATTCCCTCTCTGTTGCCGGGCTGGTATTTTTTAGCCGCCGTACCTATTATTTACATTTTTTGTATAACCATGATCAGCAGGGGAGAGGTGCATGGCGGTAGCAAGCGTAACCTTTATATTGCAACTTTTCTTTATGGTATCGTTGCTGCCACTATTGCTTATTTCGGTTGGTATAACCACACGTTGTGGTTAACTGCTTTATTTTTGGCCCCATTTCTATGGATGATTTTTAAGCCGCTAATTAAGGCAATAGCAGATCCGGTTGGCAAAAATATTGGCGCGGCGGTAAAGGCCGGCGTGCTATCGCTTATTTTGATGGACGCCGCCTGGGCAGCTACCTTCAGCACAATTTATGTAGCGCTATTAATAGCGTGTTTATTACCCTTATCTATGTGGCTCGCCCGTATTTTCGCCGTCACATGA
- a CDS encoding hydrolase TatD, giving the protein MCCSHSFENEHQPGTVPEVFDISAVKGMKFFDPHVHMTSRTTDDYQAMADAGVVALIEPAFWLGQPRTGLDSFRDYYSSLVGWERFRSSQFGIKHYCTIGLNSREANNEALAEQVMELLPLFIYKEGVVGIGEIGFDDQTAAEDKYYRLQLDLAREAALPVQVHTPHRDKKRGTQRSMDIAIEHGLAPYSVIIDHNNEETVKEVLDRGFWAAFTIYPFTKMGNQRMVEIVKQYGSERIMINSAADWGISDPLAVPKTAALMQQQGISAQDIELVTYRNAITAFAQSGQIDETEFTSTIDQSSKFAGNSILRGGQQPRIDKSSIIIS; this is encoded by the coding sequence ATGTGCTGTAGCCACTCGTTTGAAAACGAACACCAGCCGGGAACTGTACCGGAGGTGTTTGATATAAGTGCTGTTAAGGGAATGAAGTTTTTCGATCCGCATGTGCACATGACATCGCGCACAACAGACGATTACCAGGCCATGGCCGATGCAGGAGTGGTAGCGCTGATAGAACCGGCATTTTGGTTGGGCCAGCCACGTACGGGCCTGGATAGTTTCCGCGACTACTATAGCAGCCTGGTAGGGTGGGAGCGGTTCCGTTCATCTCAGTTCGGTATTAAACATTATTGTACCATCGGCCTAAATTCGCGTGAAGCAAATAACGAAGCCCTGGCCGAGCAGGTGATGGAGCTTTTGCCATTATTTATTTACAAAGAAGGAGTGGTGGGTATAGGAGAGATTGGCTTTGATGACCAGACCGCTGCTGAAGATAAATATTATCGCTTGCAACTGGATTTAGCCAGGGAGGCTGCACTACCGGTGCAGGTGCATACCCCCCATCGGGATAAAAAACGCGGCACTCAGCGCAGTATGGACATTGCTATCGAGCATGGCCTTGCTCCATATAGTGTAATAATCGACCACAACAATGAGGAGACTGTAAAAGAAGTGTTGGACCGGGGCTTTTGGGCGGCATTTACAATTTATCCGTTCACTAAAATGGGTAACCAGCGCATGGTGGAAATTGTGAAGCAATACGGCTCCGAACGGATCATGATCAACTCTGCAGCGGATTGGGGAATCAGCGATCCGCTGGCTGTACCCAAAACAGCAGCCTTAATGCAGCAGCAGGGAATCAGTGCTCAGGATATCGAATTGGTTACCTATCGCAATGCCATCACCGCATTTGCGCAAAGCGGACAAATAGACGAAACTGAGTTTACCAGCACGATAGACCAAAGCAGCAAATTTGCTGGTAACAGTATTTTACGTGGCGGGCAGCAACCGCGTATAGACAAATCTTCTATCATTATCAGTTAA